Proteins encoded together in one Helicobacter pylori window:
- the nspC gene encoding carboxynorspermidine decarboxylase, with amino-acid sequence MKKYSAIPTPCYVLESERLEKNAKILEIVRQQSGAKILLALKGYAFWREFGILRQKLNGCCASGLYEAKLAFEEFGGRESHKEICVYSPAFKEAEMSAILPLATSIIFNSFYQYATYKDRILDKNKQLENLGLSPIKMGLRINPLYSEVTPAIYNPCSKVSRLGITPSGFEKGVKEHGLEGVSGLHFHTHCEQNADALCRTLEHVEKHFKPYLENMAWVNFGGGHHITKSDYNVNLLIQTIKDFKERYHNIEVVLEPGEAIGWQCGFLIASVIDIVQNDQEIAVLDASFSAHMPDCLEMPYRPSIFKISVENDEELIEVEKGENQGAFSYFLGGPTCLAGDFMGSFSFETPLKRGDKIVFQDMLHYTIVKNNSFNGVPLPSLAKLDQQGFKILKNFSYEDYKNRN; translated from the coding sequence ATGAAAAAATACAGCGCTATCCCCACCCCTTGCTATGTGCTAGAGAGCGAACGCTTAGAAAAAAACGCCAAGATTTTAGAAATCGTGCGCCAACAAAGCGGGGCAAAGATCTTGCTCGCTTTAAAGGGGTATGCGTTTTGGCGTGAGTTTGGGATTTTGAGACAAAAATTGAACGGGTGTTGCGCGAGCGGTCTTTATGAGGCTAAGCTCGCTTTTGAAGAATTTGGGGGGCGAGAGAGCCATAAGGAAATTTGCGTTTATAGCCCGGCTTTCAAAGAGGCTGAAATGAGCGCGATTTTACCCCTAGCGACAAGCATCATTTTCAACTCTTTTTACCAATACGCTACCTATAAAGACAGGATTTTAGACAAAAACAAGCAATTAGAAAACTTGGGCTTAAGCCCCATTAAAATGGGCTTGAGAATCAACCCTCTCTATAGCGAAGTAACCCCAGCGATTTATAACCCATGCTCTAAAGTGAGCCGGTTAGGGATTACGCCTAGCGGATTTGAAAAGGGAGTCAAAGAGCATGGCTTAGAGGGGGTGAGCGGGTTGCATTTCCACACGCATTGCGAACAAAACGCTGACGCTTTGTGCCGGACTTTAGAGCATGTAGAAAAGCATTTCAAGCCTTATTTAGAAAACATGGCGTGGGTGAATTTTGGTGGGGGGCATCATATCACTAAGAGCGATTATAATGTGAATTTGCTCATCCAAACGATTAAGGATTTTAAAGAGCGTTATCATAATATAGAAGTGGTTTTAGAGCCTGGGGAAGCCATAGGGTGGCAATGCGGGTTTTTAATCGCAAGCGTGATAGACATCGTTCAAAACGATCAAGAAATCGCGGTTTTAGACGCTTCTTTTAGCGCTCACATGCCCGATTGCTTAGAAATGCCTTATCGCCCTAGCATTTTTAAGATTTCCGTAGAAAATGATGAAGAGCTTATTGAAGTTGAAAAGGGTGAAAATCAAGGGGCGTTTTCTTACTTTTTAGGCGGCCCTACTTGTTTAGCGGGGGATTTTATGGGGAGTTTTAGCTTTGAAACGCCTTTAAAAAGGGGCGATAAAATCGTGTTTCAAGACATGCTCCATTATACGATTGTCAAAAACAACTCGTTTAATGGCGTGCCGCTCCCAAGCTTGGCTAAACTGGATCAACAAGGGTTTAAAATCCTTAAAAACTTTTCTTATGAAGATTATAAAAACAGGAATTAA
- the lpxE gene encoding lipid A 1-phosphatase LpxE, with the protein MKIFLFKQKFLESLPKSFSKTLLALSLGLILLGIFAPFPKVPKQQSVPLVFHFTEHYARFIPTILSVAIPLIQRDAVGFFQVANASIATTILTHTTKRALNHVTINERRLGERPYGGNFNMPSGHSSMVGLAVAFLMRRYSFKKYLWLLPLIPLTMLARIYLDMHTIGAVLAGLGVGMLCVALFTSPKKLN; encoded by the coding sequence ATGAAAATATTCTTATTTAAACAAAAATTTTTGGAAAGCCTGCCTAAAAGCTTTTCTAAAACTTTGTTAGCGCTCAGTTTGGGTTTGATTTTATTGGGTATTTTTGCACCCTTCCCTAAAGTCCCTAAACAGCAGAGCGTGCCTTTGGTGTTTCATTTCACCGAGCATTACGCGCGCTTTATCCCTACGATTTTATCTGTGGCTATCCCTTTAATTCAAAGAGATGCGGTAGGGTTTTTTCAAGTCGCTAACGCTTCTATCGCTACAACCATTCTCACGCACACCACCAAAAGAGCCTTAAACCATGTAACGATCAATGAGCGGCGTTTGGGCGAGCGCCCTTATGGGGGTAATTTCAACATGCCAAGCGGGCATTCGTCTATGGTGGGTTTGGCGGTGGCGTTTTTAATGCGCCGCTATTCTTTTAAAAAATACTTGTGGCTCTTACCCCTAATCCCTTTAACCATGCTCGCTCGCATTTATTTAGACATGCATACCATTGGCGCGGTGTTGGCCGGGCTTGGCGTTGGAATGTTGTGCGTGGCTCTTTTTACAAGCCCCAAAAAACTTAATTAA
- the eptA gene encoding phosphoethanolamine--lipid A transferase EptA: protein MTSLFHLKFLKPLSCLQAGLLYSLIFGVLYHFPLFAYVYKESNQVSFIAMMVVVLFCVNGALFLALGLISASLMRWSAIVFSWLNSVAFYFISTYKVFLNKSMMGNVLNTNTHEVLGFLSVKLFLFIVVFGVLPSYIIYKIPIKNSSKKAPFLAILALVFIFIASALANAKNWLWFDKHAKFIGGLILPFAYSVNAFRVSALKFFAPTIKPLPLFSPNHSNSFVVLVIGESARKHNYALYGYEKPTTPRLSKRLADNELTLFNATSCATYTTASLECILDSSFKNNAYENLPTYLTKAGIKVFWYSANDGEKNVKVTSYRKNYELIQKCPNCEAIAPYDESLLYNLPNLLKERSNENVLLILHLAGSHGPNYDNKVPLNFRVFKPYCSSADLSSCSKESLINAYDNTIFYNDYLLDKIISMLEKAKQPALMIYLSDHGESLGEEAFYLHGIPKSIAPKEQYEIPFILYANDLFKEKHSIIQTQTPINQNVIFHSVLGVFLDFKNPSVVYRPSLDLLKHKKE from the coding sequence TTGACATCATTATTCCATCTGAAGTTTTTAAAGCCCCTAAGTTGTCTGCAAGCTGGTTTGCTCTATAGCCTTATTTTTGGCGTTTTATACCATTTCCCCTTATTCGCTTATGTTTATAAAGAAAGCAACCAGGTTAGTTTTATCGCCATGATGGTTGTGGTGCTTTTTTGCGTTAATGGCGCTCTTTTTTTGGCGTTAGGCTTGATCTCTGCTTCTTTGATGCGTTGGAGCGCAATAGTTTTTAGTTGGCTCAATTCTGTTGCTTTCTATTTCATTAGCACCTATAAGGTGTTTTTAAATAAGAGCATGATGGGTAATGTCTTAAACACCAACACGCATGAAGTTTTAGGCTTTTTGAGCGTTAAATTATTCCTTTTTATCGTTGTTTTTGGGGTATTACCCAGCTATATCATTTATAAAATCCCCATCAAAAATTCTTCTAAAAAAGCGCCCTTTTTAGCGATCTTAGCGTTAGTGTTTATTTTTATCGCTAGCGCTTTAGCTAACGCTAAAAATTGGCTGTGGTTTGACAAGCATGCGAAATTCATAGGGGGCTTAATTTTGCCCTTCGCTTATAGCGTGAACGCTTTTAGAGTGAGCGCTCTTAAATTTTTCGCCCCCACTATCAAGCCGCTCCCTCTTTTTTCGCCCAATCATTCCAATTCGTTTGTGGTGCTAGTCATTGGCGAAAGCGCTAGGAAGCATAATTACGCCCTTTATGGCTATGAAAAACCCACCACCCCAAGACTAAGCAAGCGTTTAGCCGATAATGAACTCACTCTTTTCAACGCCACTTCTTGCGCCACTTACACGACAGCGAGTTTGGAATGCATTTTAGATTCTTCTTTTAAAAATAACGCTTATGAAAATTTGCCAACTTACTTGACTAAAGCCGGTATCAAAGTCTTTTGGTATAGCGCAAACGATGGCGAAAAGAATGTTAAGGTTACAAGCTATCGTAAAAACTACGAATTGATTCAAAAATGCCCCAATTGCGAAGCGATCGCTCCTTATGATGAATCCTTACTCTATAATTTACCCAACCTTTTAAAAGAACGCTCTAACGAAAATGTCTTGCTCATCTTACACCTTGCCGGCTCGCATGGCCCCAACTATGACAACAAAGTGCCTTTAAATTTTAGGGTGTTTAAGCCCTATTGCTCAAGCGCTGATCTGTCTTCTTGCTCCAAAGAAAGCCTGATTAACGCCTATGATAACACCATTTTTTACAACGACTATCTGCTAGATAAAATCATTAGCATGCTTGAAAAAGCCAAGCAACCCGCCTTAATGATTTATTTAAGCGATCATGGCGAAAGTTTGGGCGAAGAAGCGTTCTATTTGCATGGCATTCCTAAAAGCATCGCTCCTAAAGAGCAATACGAGATCCCCTTTATTCTTTATGCCAATGATCTTTTTAAAGAGAAGCATTCCATCATTCAAACCCAAACCCCCATTAATCAAAACGTGATTTTCCATAGCGTTTTAGGGGTGTTTTTGGATTTTAAAAACCCTAGCGTTGTTTATCGCCCTTCTTTAGACCTGCTCAAACACAAAAAAGAGTAA
- a CDS encoding outer membrane protein, which translates to MKKRFLSLTLGSLLVSALSAEDNGFFVSAGYQIGESAQMVKNTKGIQDLSDSYERLNNLLTSYSTLNTLIRQSADPNAINNARGNLNASAKNLINDKKNSPAYQAVLLALNAAAGLWQVMSYAISPCGPGSDKDKNGGVQTFENTPTNQWGGTTITCGTTNYEPGPYSILSTENYAKINKAYQIIQKAFGSSGKDIPALSDTNTELKFTINKSNGNTSSNNGEEIVTKNNAQVLLEQASTIITTLNSACPWINNGGAGGASSGSLWEGIYLKGDGSACGIFKNEISAIQDMIKNAAIAVEQSKIVAANAQNQHNLDTGKTFNPYKDANFAQSMFANAKAQAEILNRAQVVVKDFERIPTEFVKDSLGVCHEKGSDGNLRGTPSGTVTGNTWGAGCAYVGETVTNLKDSIAHFGDQAERIHNAKNLAYTLANFSGQYKKLGEHYDSITAVLSSLPDAQSLQNVVSKKTNPNSPQGIQDNYYIDSNIHSQVQSRSQELGSNPFRRAGLIAASTTNNGAMNGIGFQVGYKQFFGKNKRWGARYYGFVDYNHTYNKSQFFNSDSDVWTYGVGSDLLVNFINDKATKHNKISFGAFGGIQLAGTSWLNSQYVNLANVNNYYKAKINTSNFQFLFNLGLRTNLARNKRRGAEHSAQHGMELGVKIPTINTNYYSLLGTTLQYRRLYSVYLNYVFAY; encoded by the coding sequence ATGAAGAAAAGATTTCTGTCATTAACTTTAGGATCGCTTTTAGTTTCCGCTTTAAGCGCTGAAGACAACGGCTTTTTTGTGAGCGCGGGCTATCAAATCGGTGAATCCGCTCAAATGGTGAAAAACACCAAAGGCATTCAAGATCTCTCAGACAGCTATGAAAGATTGAACAATCTTTTAACGAGTTACAGCACCCTAAACACTCTCATCAGGCAGTCCGCCGACCCCAACGCTATCAACAACGCAAGGGGCAATTTGAACGCGAGCGCGAAGAATTTAATCAATGATAAAAAGAATTCCCCGGCGTATCAAGCGGTGCTTTTAGCGCTAAATGCGGCAGCGGGCTTGTGGCAAGTCATGAGCTATGCGATCAGCCCTTGTGGCCCTGGCTCTGACAAAGATAAAAATGGGGGCGTTCAAACCTTTGAAAACACACCAACAAATCAATGGGGAGGGACTACCATTACTTGTGGCACTACTAATTATGAACCAGGACCATACAGCATTTTATCCACTGAAAATTACGCGAAAATCAATAAAGCTTATCAAATCATCCAAAAGGCTTTTGGAAGCAGCGGAAAAGATATTCCTGCTTTAAGCGACACCAACACAGAACTCAAATTTACAATCAATAAAAGTAATGGAAACACGAGTAGTAATAATGGAGAAGAAATTGTTACAAAAAATAACGCTCAAGTTCTTTTAGAACAGGCTAGCACCATTATAACTACCCTTAATAGCGCATGCCCATGGATCAATAATGGTGGTGCAGGTGGTGCGAGTAGTGGTAGTTTATGGGAAGGAATATATTTGAAAGGCGATGGGAGCGCGTGCGGGATTTTTAAAAATGAAATCAGCGCGATTCAAGACATGATCAAAAACGCTGCAATAGCTGTAGAGCAATCCAAAATCGTTGCTGCAAACGCGCAAAACCAGCACAACCTAGACACCGGGAAGACATTCAACCCCTATAAAGACGCCAACTTCGCCCAAAGCATGTTCGCTAACGCCAAAGCACAAGCGGAGATTTTAAACCGCGCCCAAGTAGTGGTGAAAGACTTTGAAAGAATCCCTACAGAGTTCGTAAAAGACTCTTTAGGAGTATGCCATGAAAAGGGTAGCGACGGCAATCTCCGTGGCACGCCATCCGGCACAGTGACCGGTAACACTTGGGGAGCCGGTTGCGCGTATGTGGGAGAGACCGTAACGAATCTAAAAGACAGCATCGCTCATTTTGGCGACCAAGCCGAGCGAATCCATAACGCGAAAAACCTCGCCTATACTTTAGCGAATTTCAGCGGCCAATACAAAAAGCTAGGCGAACACTATGACAGCATCACAGCGGTGCTCTCTAGCTTGCCTGATGCGCAATCTTTACAAAATGTGGTGAGCAAAAAGACTAACCCTAATAGCCCGCAAGGCATACAGGACAACTACTATATTGACTCCAACATCCATTCTCAAGTGCAATCCAGGAGTCAAGAACTCGGCAGTAACCCTTTCAGACGCGCCGGGCTAATCGCCGCTTCTACCACCAATAACGGCGCGATGAATGGGATCGGCTTTCAAGTGGGCTATAAGCAATTCTTTGGGAAAAACAAACGATGGGGTGCGAGATACTACGGCTTTGTGGATTACAACCACACCTATAATAAATCCCAATTTTTCAACTCCGATTCTGATGTTTGGACTTATGGCGTGGGGAGCGATTTGCTAGTGAATTTCATCAACGATAAAGCCACTAAACACAATAAGATTTCTTTTGGTGCGTTTGGCGGTATCCAACTAGCCGGGACTTCATGGCTTAATTCTCAGTATGTGAATTTGGCGAATGTGAATAATTACTACAAAGCTAAAATCAACACCTCTAACTTCCAATTCTTATTCAATCTGGGCTTAAGGACCAATCTCGCCAGAAATAAGAGAAGAGGCGCTGAACATAGCGCGCAACATGGCATGGAGTTAGGCGTGAAGATCCCCACGATCAACACGAATTACTATTCTTTGCTAGGCACTACCTTGCAATACAGAAGGCTTTATAGCGTGTATCTCAACTATGTGTTTGCTTACTAA
- a CDS encoding citrate synthase, with product MSVTLINNENNERYEFETIECTRGPKAVDFSKLFETTGFFSYDPGYSSTAGCQSKISYINGKKGELYYRGHRIEDLVAKYKYVDVCRLLLTGELPKNQDESLEFELELRHRSFVHESLLNMFSAFPSNAHPMAKLSSGVSILSTLYSTHQNMHTEEDYQTMARRIVAKIPTLAAICYRNEVGAPIIYPDIARSYVENILFMLRGYPYSRLKHTTQGEVEITPLEVEAFDKILTLHADHGQNASSTTVRNVASTGVHPYAAISAGISALWGHLHGGANEKVLLQLEEIGDVKNVDKYIARVKDKNDNFKLMGFGHRVYKSYDPRAKILKGLKDELHQKGVKMDERLSEIAAKVEEIALKDEYFIERNLYPNVDFYSGTILRALKIPVRFFTPVFVIGRTVGWCAQLLEHVKSPQARITRPRQVYVGD from the coding sequence ATGTCTGTTACTTTAATCAATAATGAAAATAATGAACGCTATGAATTTGAAACGATTGAATGCACTCGTGGACCTAAAGCGGTGGATTTTTCCAAACTTTTTGAAACGACTGGGTTTTTTTCTTACGATCCAGGGTATTCTTCTACCGCCGGGTGCCAATCTAAAATCAGCTATATCAATGGCAAAAAAGGCGAATTGTATTACAGAGGGCACAGAATAGAAGATTTAGTCGCCAAATACAAATATGTAGATGTGTGCAGGCTATTGCTCACAGGGGAATTACCCAAAAATCAAGATGAAAGCTTGGAATTTGAATTGGAATTACGCCACAGAAGCTTTGTGCATGAGAGCTTATTGAACATGTTTTCAGCTTTCCCTAGTAACGCCCACCCTATGGCGAAACTCTCTAGCGGCGTGTCTATTTTATCCACCCTTTATTCCACGCACCAAAACATGCACACTGAAGAAGATTACCAAACGATGGCCAGAAGGATTGTCGCTAAAATCCCCACGCTTGCGGCCATTTGCTATCGTAATGAAGTGGGAGCACCCATTATTTATCCGGACATCGCGCGCTCTTATGTGGAAAATATCCTTTTCATGCTGAGAGGGTATCCTTATAGCCGCTTGAAACACACCACTCAAGGCGAAGTAGAAATCACGCCCCTAGAAGTGGAAGCCTTTGATAAAATCCTAACTTTGCACGCTGATCATGGGCAAAACGCCTCTTCTACCACGGTAAGGAATGTCGCTAGCACCGGCGTGCATCCTTATGCAGCTATAAGTGCTGGCATTAGCGCTTTATGGGGGCATTTGCATGGCGGGGCGAATGAAAAAGTGCTTTTACAATTAGAAGAAATCGGCGATGTGAAAAATGTGGATAAATACATCGCGCGAGTGAAAGACAAAAACGACAATTTCAAACTCATGGGCTTTGGGCATAGGGTGTATAAAAGCTACGATCCACGTGCCAAAATCTTAAAAGGCTTAAAAGACGAACTGCACCAAAAAGGCGTTAAAATGGACGAGAGGTTGAGCGAAATCGCCGCAAAAGTAGAAGAAATCGCCCTAAAAGATGAGTATTTCATTGAAAGGAATCTCTACCCTAATGTGGATTTTTACTCCGGCACGATTTTAAGGGCTTTAAAAATCCCGGTGCGTTTTTTCACGCCGGTGTTTGTCATTGGCAGAACCGTGGGCTGGTGCGCTCAATTATTAGAGCATGTCAAAAGCCCGCAAGCTAGGATCACGCGCCCAAGACAAGTCTATGTAGGGGATTAG